Proteins encoded in a region of the Oncorhynchus keta strain PuntledgeMale-10-30-2019 chromosome 3, Oket_V2, whole genome shotgun sequence genome:
- the LOC118367238 gene encoding putative protein PTGES3L — translation MAMLPKNLPRPEECQGAQTLWYDKKKYVAINFMVQNPKDVEVDIQDTYIVLSCKDVDDNNMYNHIYFYDKVMKFDSQVKIYDRSIHILIRKVKENVAWPRLQKDANLKPNWMAVDFENWRDWANEEDEGMAEYEQYVEMIQDIGSKKGAPPAMDDLDDLSD, via the exons TCAAGGAGCACAGACTCTATGGTATGACAAGAAGAAATATGTAGCCATCAACTTCATGGTGCAAAACCCCAAGGATGTTGAGGTTGATATTCAGGATACCTATATAGTTTTAAG TTGCAAAGACGTTGATGACAACAACATGTACAATCACATTTACTTCTACGACAAAGTAATGAAATTC GACTCTCAAGTGAAAATCTATGATCGCAGTATCCACATCTTGATCAGGAAGGTTAAAGAAAATGTAGCATGGCCTCGCCTTCAGAAAGATGCCAATCTCAAG CCAAATTGGATGGCTGTAGACTTCGAAAACTGGAGAGACTGGGCGAACGAAGAGGATGAGGGAATGGCGGAGTACGAACAATATGTGGAA ATGATTCAGGATATAGGGAGCAAGAAAGGCGCGCCACCTGCGATGGATGATCTTGATGATCTG AGTGATTGA